In Streptomyces capitiformicae, one genomic interval encodes:
- a CDS encoding MarR family winged helix-turn-helix transcriptional regulator: MPDLTTHGDDEAAVNALRSAVMRLSRRLKHQRVDESLSPTEMSVLGTLARCGTATPGELARKEHVQPPSMTRIVALLESKGLVKLEPHPEDRRQKVVTQTERAEAMLEESRRKRNAFLASLVEGLDEEEWAKLRAAAPVLEKLAHL, from the coding sequence ATGCCTGACCTCACTACCCATGGCGACGACGAGGCCGCCGTGAACGCGTTGCGGTCCGCCGTGATGCGCCTGTCCCGTCGGCTCAAGCATCAGCGGGTCGACGAGTCGCTGAGCCCGACCGAGATGTCGGTGCTCGGCACGCTCGCCCGCTGCGGCACCGCGACGCCGGGCGAACTCGCCCGCAAGGAGCATGTGCAGCCGCCGTCGATGACCCGCATCGTCGCCCTGCTGGAGAGCAAGGGGCTGGTGAAGCTGGAGCCGCACCCCGAGGACCGGCGGCAGAAGGTGGTCACCCAGACCGAGCGGGCCGAGGCGATGCTCGAGGAGAGCCGCCGCAAGCGCAACGCGTTCCTCGCGTCGCTGGTCGAGGGCCTCGACGAGGAGGAGTGGGCCAAGCTCCGCGCCGCCGCGCCGGTACTGGAGAAGCTCGCGCATCTGTGA
- a CDS encoding ribbon-helix-helix protein, CopG family: MGTTVLSLRIDGELLDRLRNHAAKRGMSVQDYVIQTLMRDDFDQRFQTAVEETEKFYGVT, translated from the coding sequence ATGGGGACCACTGTGCTCAGCCTGCGGATAGACGGGGAGCTGCTCGACCGGCTCCGGAACCACGCGGCGAAGAGGGGAATGAGCGTCCAGGACTATGTGATCCAGACGCTCATGCGCGACGACTTCGACCAGCGTTTCCAGACCGCCGTCGAGGAGACGGAAAAGTTCTATGGGGTCACGTGA